A genome region from Apus apus isolate bApuApu2 chromosome 2, bApuApu2.pri.cur, whole genome shotgun sequence includes the following:
- the TP53INP1 gene encoding tumor protein p53-inducible nuclear protein 1 isoform X3 has product MFQRLNNMLMGEIDSLSSQEPEFSEKEDDEWILVDFIDTCTNCSVEEADIAEASATDGSPVFSCLPSPLEHLPEASESCFIHFESCPMEESWFITPPPCFTAGGLTTIKVETSPMENLLIEHPSMSVYAVHNTCHSLNETGCADEEFHSPGSPRAKKSCLRHTGTTGGPK; this is encoded by the exons ATGTTCCAGAGGTTAAATAACATGCTCATGGGAGAGATTGATAGCTTGTCCAGCCAAGAGCCAGAGTTCAGCGAGAAAGAAGACGACGAGTGGATTCTGGTTGACTTTATAG ACACTTGCACTAATTGCTCCGTGGAGGAAGCAGACATCGCTGAAGCATCGGCCACAGACGGCTCACCCGTCTTCTCTTGTTTACCATCTCCCTTGGAACACTTGCCAGAGGCCAGCGAGTCTTGCTTCATCCACTTTGAGTCCTGTCCCATGGAGGAGAGCTGGTTTATTACCCCTCCCCCATGTTTTACAGCAGGTGGGTTAACCACTATCAAAGTGGAAACCAGCCCAATGGAGAACCTCCTCATAGAGCATCCCAGCATGTCTGTGTATGCAGTCCACAATACTTGTCACAGCCTTAATGAGACTGGATGTGCAGATGAGGAGTTTCACAGCCCAGGTAGTCCCAG